GTTCCACGCCGACTTCACCGAGAGGGAGTTGGCCTACTGCAtgaggcgtggcggcgtcgAGATGCTGATCACCGCGGGCCCGCCGACGGAGCGCGGTTACAGCTACGCGTACGGCGACCGCGTGCTCCAGCTGGGCGGTTACACCCCGGGCGGTATCTACTCCGCGGCACTGCTCAGGGAACAGCGCAACACGCAATACGTCATCACCCACAGGTCGATCAAGCTGCCATGAACTATGAACCAGGACATTGTAAGCTACTGCTGACGTTAATATATCTGTTATGACAAATTTTGCGTTCTGAGGTTCTGCACTATGGTGTCGTAGTCCAGGCTGTCGATGCGCAGCGCATCGTCCACCGTCAGGTCACACTTGGCGGTTCTCACCTGCGCAGTTTGCGGCAACTCCGCCTCGCAACTCACCAGGGACTGCAGCGTGCCAAGCGTGTTCAGTTTGTATGCGATGTCTCGGATGAGGCTGCGCACGTAGGTGCCGCCTGAGCCGGTGACCCTTAACGCGAACCGAGGGAGCTCCTGAAACAATTACGTACGCCACAAAAAATGCCCCGACATACTGCACCAGGGACGCGTATCCTCTCGATGCTGTGCACTGTGACCAGTGACGACTTGACCTCCACTGGCAGGCTTCGGATTGCATAATCCCGCAGGCTCCTGCCGCAGTGCTTTTTCGCTGTTTCATGATTAATCGCCCAACTGCCTAACCTACAGCTGTACAGCGGCGGCACTTGGTCATACGGCCCCTGCATCGACTGGATGGCGCTGTCTAGGTCGGCGTCAGTAACGTGCTGCCAAGGCGCTTCCTTGACCGTCTCCCCCTAAAGCAAATACGCCACGTACAATCCGTCTTACATGGGAATCGAGCGTATTGGTTTCGTATCCCAGCACCCCAGTCGCCTCGTACGTTTTACTACCTGCACCGGTTACCTTCCGGCATGCAGACCCACCTACCCTTGAGGTAGAAGGATAGCAACTTAGTTGCGCTGCCCACGCCGATGGCGAGCACGCCTTCGGCGTGCATGTCCAGAGTGCCCCCGTGCCCCACCTTTATTTTAGGGCGTCTTGGTGTCGCCATCCGCTCCCGCAGCCCGTCCGTGAGTATCCGCTTAACAATCTGGCAGGCATCATTCGAGGTCATTCCTGGGGACTTGTAGAGGTTCAGGATGCCGCTTATCGGCGGTGGTTGAGGGCGCAAAGGCCGCAGTCCGAACCCGCTTGCGACGGCGCTCGCCACGACCACCACGCACTGCAGAAGCACGGCAACGGTCATTGCGTTTCTTTCCCGCTGCGAgtggcggacgccgcgctaCAGCATAACCTTCTCCACTGCATTTTGGCTATCACAGGCACTGTTGTCAGTGCCGTCGCTGCGCTACGCTGGCATACACGAGCGGCGTCACTGCCGCGTCGTGTCTCGTCGGATAACGCGATGGTTCGTGCCGTGAAATGGGTGTGAATACTACACATTTAATGTCTTCGTTAAAGTGCCCCGGCAGTTACACAAAAATGGGCTCTTATGTAGTAGTCCGGCTCTAAATTGCCTGTCTACTGTACATGACATACACATTGCTGACTGCAGCCGTATGTTGGCTCCTCAGAAGAACGGCCCACCGGGCCCAGGGAACGGTCCGGGGCCTCTTCCCATCATGCCTCCGCGGTTCGCCGTCGGCGACCAGGGATGCAGCGACGGATCGATGGAAGGATCTGGTTCGCGTCCAAACGGTCCTATGGTGTCGTAGCGTGGCGCTGTGCTTCCTGGGGCCCTGTGCCCATGTTATGTTCAGTATGTACTACCGCTTcacggcggcgtgaacGGTCACCAACCTTAGCTGTCTGGGTCCCTCCTCGAAGAATGGGTCATTTGGTCCCATAAGCATTCCGCTCGGGTTCCTCGGCCTATTAGGCCGCATCACTGCGAGTAGTTTATAGTGGATATACGACCTTCGCAACGGTGTGACGTCCTTGGCATTTGGTGTCACGGTGGGCGGCACGGTGCCGTGGTCACGAAATCGTGCCAGCAAGGCAAAAGCACGACGGGATAACCGTCATTCGACCCACAAACGATGCCAGCGTCACACTACCACGCGTTGTATATTTACAAACTTACAATTAGGTAGGTCATGAGGCAAGCCTAGAGCCGGGTTGAGGTCATCGACACCACGCCTCGGCAAGTTCGTCTGCCCCTATACGGCATGATTAGCTGTTTAATTTACAATAGATGACCAGATCAGACACATGCACCACTGCCCATTTCCTGTAACCATGCCTAAAGTGGCAACTACCATCACATAACAAAGGAACGAGGCGATCTCAGCAACAACTTTACACCCCTAACGCGACGTGTCACTAGCCACTACAGCAATGTAGCAGATCGTGCACCCCTTACCGGTAACAGTTCAGCTTCTAGATGTGCTCCGACGGCTTCCAAAACGGGGTCGTTTGCAGGCGCCGGGGATTCTTCGACATCGTCGGCGCGGGGATATAAATCCTTAGGATCCATTTTATTTGCTCATGGCCACAATAACGGTATGTAATGCGGCCGTGCAATTTATAGTGAGTGACTTAATGAGCGGATTTACGAGGCCGTGGGACACGTTACACAGCGCTTCAACACGGTAACCCTGTATACGGTTGTAGCAACCATCGTAAATTGTCGAAGTTATACGAGTGAGTTACACAATATATGTGAATTGCGAATCTTCAATTTCGCAATTGTGTGTTGCGAAAATCAGCTAGTGGCGACTCGCCGGTTGCAGACCGGTAAGACATATCCTTACATGTCATTTCAAGAGTAGAAGTCAGCCTACAACCACCTCGAAGCTATTGCACAATACATAATAGTGCGAATTAAACTATGTGTGTGCCGTGGTGCCCCGCAAATTTGAACTGGAACGTTCGCTGTAAGCGCCATACATGCCTACCGACGAAACACAAAAGTGGACTTGTCACAGCGCACCACCATAAGACATCGCTTGTCTAAAATACATTTGAATGCCATTGCGCGGCTGTGATATTGTTTTGAATTTTCGAGACAAGTATCCGGCGGTATGATATCGAAATTTCCCGCTGTCTTCTACGCATCCCCTGACAACTGGCACGCTGGCGTAACCAATCTGTTTTACATTTACTATTTAATCCAAATGCGGTGTATTCTGCAGCGTGTGCAACTCCCGGACAGCGAAACCGGCCAAGCTGCTGGTGTGAAAGCTGTGTAGCGGGAAAGACAAAAACGCGGAAACTGCACCGTGTAAACACCCACAATTGAAACGGTCATATTTCGACGTGTATGCACAGGCGAACCGTGCCGCATTGGCGTATTCTTCGTTAATGACGCCCTGTCTGGTGCGCACAACACGGCGGTTGTGCAACCTCCACACCGATGACATGCCTGCATTCTATGTTGGAATTAATGTCAGAGGTGAAATAGATTCGTTTTGGGTTTCGGGTATTTAACTCGCGTGGGAGCTGCGCGTTTTAACCTGCTCGCGGCTCCCTTGTCGGCACGTGGTCGGTCACGTGATTCCGCGGTATTATAGGGGATCGGTTAGGCCGATCGTGGGTGTACCGTCTCACAGTTGTATTGTATGGCATTGAGGGTTATCTCCTCGCCGGTGAGCAAGCGTGCAGCACTCTGGGAATTGACGCCTACCTGAGCTTAGGAGCCTTTTTTGTCACTTAAACGGGAGACCTGATACCCGTTCTACAAACTGGTGTACACAATAGTGGTGGGTTTGTTGGTGGAAGACGCAAGTTGCTTTATTTGGAGCCCTGCCGCCGTGGTTGAAAGATGCAGAGTACGAGAGAATCGCCGAAGCCCATTGACATATTACGGTCAAAATCTACGGAAAACTACAATAGAGGTGGAATGGTGAGTGGACGACATTCTAGAAATTGCTCGGCGGATATTTCTGGTAAGTTGGGTCACCAGGACACAAGGTTTCAAGATGACAAGGACAGTCCCCAGGTTCACCTAGATCTACACGTCCGCAGTGATAGTGTCTTCCACAGGCGCAGTCGCGACGTATCGACGGAAATAGGAGGCGGCAGTTACACTGCGGAGAAGAAGGACCTCTACATGGTGACCACTGCCGGTAACAGCATGGGGGGTGGCGCCGgcgacctagccgctggcGAGTCCCTTCCCCTCAACATGCGCCTGGCTGCTGCCTCGAGGGCAACGCCCGTCAGAGAAGGCCTTCCGGGAGGAAACAGCTTCGGCGAAACTGCGGCCATCTCTAGCAGCGTCACCTCGTACCCTCCGCTGAGGTATTGCGGCAGTGGCGTTGTCGATGCGCGCAAGTACCGTGAGGAGCTTCTGATGATCACTCGGAACCATGAGGACATGGGAAAGCGGATGTACACCCACCCTTACTACAAGTGGTTCCTCATGGGGATTGTTGTGGGTTACTCTTGCTTCCTGGGATTCTGCACCCTGCTCGACTGGCATGATTTCTCGACTCCCTGGGTGACCACCATCTTTGTTTTTCGCTTTTTGTTTTTTGTCGTGTTCACGTTCGACCTGATCATGCAGAGTACGCAGGATATGAACATAAAAATATATCGAAACCCTGAGTTTCTTGTTGATTTGGCCCTGCTAATCTGCGAGGCTGCCAGCACGATTTATGTCGCGCACGCGGTGTTAAATCACTGCAGCTCGCTACCCGTCGTTGTCGACAAGTGTCAGCAGGACCTGAACAATCTGAGGATCTGGTCATGTATTCCGTTGCTTCGGCTCTACAAGCTGTGCATGCACTGCGGACCGCTCCGAACCCTGACGAAGGGTATTCTGTTGAGTATTCAGTCCCTGGCGTGGACTGCTGTTTTCGTTGTCATGGTCATCTACGCATGTGCCATATACACTACCTGGGTCTTCACGGAGGTTAAGGACGATGAGATGGACGACTACTGGGGAACGCTGCTGCGGTCGATGTACACCCTGTTCACCATCATGACGCTGGAAGGTTGGAACCAGGTGAGCAACGACACGGCCAAGTTCTACCCGAACTCGAAGTTGTTCTTCGTGATTTTCGTCTGCTTCGCCACGCTGACGGTGATGAACGTGGTCACGGGTATCATTCTGAACACGTTCCTGACGGTAAATGAGAAGTTTAGTGAAGAAAAATGCAGCAAGGGTCGATGTGACCGGTACGCCGAGGTCACTTCGATTCTGGGTGAGGCTATCAAGGGTGCGCCGAGCGGGGAGCAAGCCTGCATGTCGCGTGAGGCGACATCACAGTTTGTCTCTGCTCGTACATGTTCTAAGGACACTATGGAAGAGCACACGGCCGCTTCGGATATTTCCAACGCAGGCAATCAGCGCATGAAGGGAGAGGGTGACAAATTGGCGtcgaagatgatgaaggtGGGCCAGTCGATTGGGTTGAAGATGCGTAACACTATGTGGCGTATAATGCCTGCGCTGGCCAGATCACGCGAAGAAATCACAGGAGAAATCATTTTTGGCGACATCGAGCGGGGCGATGCCGATGATCACAACAACGCGCCCGCCGGTGGAACGCAGTCGCTTAATCTCCCGGAACCGCTGACACCAACCAACGCCCGCGGAGGCGCCACGGTCTTACAGGACGGCACAAGCCCTAGCACCTCAAGAAAGCCAACGGCAAGTGAAATTCTAAACGACCTCATGGATGCGGTTGAGACGTCGCCCTCAGGAGAGCTCAGCACTCTTACGGCACATCTCCCCGTGCGCTCGCCGGGCGCCCCTGCTCCGCAGCCTGCCGCAAACAACTCGATTCAGGGCGCATGCAAGGTTAACATGAGCGGCGACATGAGGTCGAATGACTGTGTGGTCTATGGCTACCGCAATGAGGGTGAAGTGGGATCGACCGAGATGCTGCGCTTCGTCGCGGCGCAGACCGGAGACCACGCAGTCATCGACATGACCTTCCGCGACCCCTACGCCACGCTGACAGATCCGTCAATcaagcaggcgctgcgccatGCCGGAGTGCCGATGTTCCAGGCGTACGAGGTCCTCAACATGTACTACGCGAATGGACTGTATCAGGTGACCGTCTCCGAATTCGCCGCCGCGTGCGAGCGCCTTCCCGGCAACACCAGCGGCAAGGATCTGCTCTCCTTCGAACTGGCCTTTGCGCGACGCCTCAGCGTGCTCGAGGCGCGCATCGCCCAGGTAGGCAGCAAGCtggacctgctgctggagtaCTTCGCCAATTCTGCCGTGGCACCGGGTAACAAGCACTAATTTCCTTTAATTTTTCATTGAATATGCGCGTATGCAATTGAACGGGCCCGTTATTCGTCGTCTTGCTGTGGGGAGTGTGTCGCTGCGCGAACTCACTTAGAGCCACTTCAGCTCAGGTGCTAGCACGGACGTTGCGATCCTTCGGCTGCGCGTTGCATGAAACTGTGGGATCTCAGGTGGGTGTGCGCGAACACGTCAGCGTGCCGTGACCAAACGTGCCACCGTCTGGTCGTTCGACTTCCCCCGCATATCGACCCTTCCGAGCCTCTTCCCGGCCAACATGGCGATCGAGTCGTTTATAGGCAGTCGGATATCGATCACGACGAACTCGGATCTGCGCTATGAGGGTAAGGATACCATCTGGGCACCATCCATGCCTCTGCGTTTGACGGATTCCCCTGTGCATTTCTGATCTGCTCTCTGCGGGCTATATGCACGCACATTTGGTGTTGTTGCATCACGGCGGCTTGTTGTTTGCTCGTGTTTGCCAACGTGCTAGTTGAGCTCCTTCCCATGGCAGCTTGCGTGGCGGCCTACGGCGTTTTCGCAGCTGCATAGGCGGCTTGTGAATAACCGGTAGCCGCCGTATCTACGGCTGTGTGTAGTGCTTAGGTGTACCCTCGTTCATGACTAGTGTGAATCTTGTTGTGTCTGGAGGTTCCATGTGCCACTGTCGCTCTACAATGCCGCTGCAGGCCTTCTCTTCGACCTCAACAGCGAAGACGCCGTGATAGTGCTCCAAAACGTGCAGTGCATGGGCACTGAGAACCGCACGAGCAATGTAATCCCCCCGTCGAACCGTATACACGACTACATGGTGTTCAAGGGCGAGGACATCAAGGACCTGGGCGTTTGCGAACTGAAGAAGGAGCACCCGCCGGAGTACGGCACGTTCAACGACCCTGCTATACAAGGCATCTACTTCAATAACCATTTCGGCCAGCCGGGCGGACCGGGCCCGGGGCCCATGTATGGCCCTCGGGATGGCCCCGGCGGGCAGGGATTCGGAGTCATGCCGCCGccaccaccaccgccgATGATGGGGGGCCCGATGATGCATCCTATGGGCTCGCCCATGTACATGCCGCCCGGACGTGGGATGTACATGGGACCTCCTAACATGCCGGGGCCCATGATGATGCCGCCCATGGGCCGTCCCATGGGAGCCCCGCCGATGCACGATGGGTCTTTTGGCGGCCCCGAATGCCGGCAACCGCCCTCGAGCCCGTATTGGCATGAGCCGGGCTCATTCTACGGCGGCATGCCGACCGGTATGCCACATCGGGATATCATGCATCCGGGGAGCGCGGACAAGAGACTGCCTGGGCCCATGTTCATGGACTCATCTCCGCCTCACCAGCCCGAGGCAGACAGCGGCCGGTTTGACCTAGGGGAGTTCGACTTCGGCCCTGACCCGTTTGCTGAGGGCGATGCGCTCGGTCGCGAGGAAAGTAACTCCCCCGCTCCCCTACCCGACAGCGGTCGCCCCGACCCACTCGACGTAGAGAAACGTGAGGAAGAGCTCCCGACATCGGAGCCGCACCAGCTGATGACGCCAACGAAGCGCGAGCACAAGGGCCCTCCTTCAGTGAAAAATTTCAACATCATCAAGGCCGAGCAACTGCTGGCCAGTCTCGGCGCCGCAGATGTGAAGGAGGACGTGGGACCATCGCAAACAAAACCCAACGCCCTAGTCGCGGATGTAAAACAAGGCAAGCCTGAAAAGGCTGCAGCGGTTGCGCCAAAGGAGGAGAAGGACCTTAGGCCCTTCTATGACAAGAAGAGCTCCTTCTTCGACAACCTGTCCAGCGACATCCACGGCGACAAGGTGGGTTTACACGGCAACCTTCTGCACTTTAGCGCAGAAAATGCTACGGAAGGAGAGGCAGAAGCAGCACGAAATCAATGTGGACACCTTCGGCGCGGACAGTGTCCGCCGCACCCAGAACAACAGAGGTCGCGGCCGTGGCGACCGCCGGGGCGGCGGCGAACGCAAGAGGCGGGATAGCTGGAACAACGAGCGGGGTGAACGCGGAAATGCCAACAAGGGATCATCGGGAGCTAAGGCGTAAGTTGTGCTAGAGCGCCGACTCGACATTTGCCTTCAGGTCTGAGAAAGCTAAGGCGCCAGAGGCCGATGTGCCCGCACCCGCTCCCGCTGCTGAGGAATGAGGTGTCTGTAAGGATTTACAGCGGCTGCATGTGCGCATAAAGTGCTTCTGTCGTTTTGCGCCGCGCGGTGTGGCCTGCGAAGCCGTAGGACTGGGCGTGTCTAGCGCTTCGGTTCTGCGGGATCCGCCTCGTTTTGTCCCACACATTAGCCCTTCTCGGCCGAGTTTATCTGCTCAACAGTGAGAGACGTGACCTATTCGAAACGTTTAGTTATTCCACGGTGTCGTTTGTGAGGTTGGTTGGGTGTACGCGCCCGCAATTCCGGGCTGTGTATCGCGAGGTGCCGCTGTCTACCGTGGTATACGGCTGTTTTCTATCGGGAAGGTCGTGTCGAGGGGCGTCTGACTGGTGTGCGAGCGCTGTTTTCCCGAGCGACGTCATGCGAATCTCGCGGGTCAGCCAGTGTTGCGGCACGCGCGGCTCACTGAGTTCGGTCGACTTCCAGCCGCACGCAAAGCCGCGGACGGTCCACCGCATCGCCACGGCAGCGGGCACCGAGGTCCAGATATGGGCGCTCTGGCGGGATGACGCAGGCACCAAAAAGTCGGCGCTGAAATGCGTCTGCCTATACACATTCCGCGAACATTCCCCGTACGAGGTCGCCACTGCCAGGTGGTCGCCCAACGGCCGCTACCTGGCGAGCACCGACTCCGGCGGGACCACCCACATCCTGGAGCGCAGCGACGAGAAGTGTCGCCAACTGGAGCACTCCTTGGGCTGCCATGAGCCTGCTGGCAATGCGGACGCAGCTTCACCCGCTCCAGAACCGGAGGCCGAGGCCACGACAACCAAGGTAACGCGCAAGTTCACGTTCAAGTACGATGGCACAACTGCCAAGCGGCAACGCCAAACGGGCATGCCGAACCGTACCAAGGCGGGAAGGACGCGCATCAGCTACGACTCGCAGTCCGTCAAGACCGAAGTTGTGAAGCCAGTGACAGTGGAGTCAAATGGCGGCAACTTCGAAGCGTGGAAGTCCATCCAGTCATTCCGCTGCCCCTCGCGCATGGGCCAGCTGTTCGACATCAGCTGGGCGCCCGACAATCGCAGCATCGTGGGAGGGGGGTTGAACGGCCAGGTCGCGGTGTTCGACATTTTCACGAAGCAGGTGGTGGCCCACTTCGACGTGTTCGAGGGCCAGATAGCAGATTCCATCGCGCACAGCCGCGGCTACGTGAAGAGCGTTGCCTGGGACCCGATGACCCTGTATATAGCAGTGCAGACGAGCGGCAGGGAGGCTTCAGTGTGGCGCCGCTCACCGCCTAATCCCGAGGGATCGGCGCAGAAGTGGAACTTCAAGCGCGTGTTTCATGACACCGACCTGTTCCAGAAGTCGCAGTGCGACGTGCTCGGGGGGTCCCGCATATCCTGGGCGCCAAACGGCCAGGTGGTGGCGTTCCCCAGCGCGGGGAAGGCCACGCTCAATTTCGCGGCGTGTTTCGAGGTTGTGCACGCTGACCTCTCTCGCGACATTGCCGTGCTACGCGACGGCAAGCCGGATCACCGGCGCCTCCAGCTGGCCTACGACACCGCTGACCACAACGTGCGCCAGGACgcgatgctgctgcacggccACCCGGCGCGTGTGCGCAACGTCCGCTTCTCACAGGACCTGATGGTGCCTCAGAAACGCGGCCTTTGCAAGGGCGCCACCTCCTCGGATAGCGACCGCTTCATTTTTTACGCGCAGTCAAGCGATGACGGCACTATTTCAATCTGGCGTTTCAAGCACGCCAGCAACTGGGACTCGCAGTACAAAAACGAGGTGCAGTGCATCTGCGTGATCCAGAACGCCTCGGACGAGCAGAGCAGCCTGGAGGACCTCGCCTGGGGCAACGGCGGCAGGTGGCTGGCGGTGGCCACCAGCCAGGGCGGCATCATCCTGGTTGAGTTGGGCGAGGAGGACACTTCCACGCGTTTCCACAGCAACTGGATGGACGGTCTGAAAATCGAGGACGCCCACGAAGTCACGACCGATTTCCTGAACAAGGTCGAGCAATACCAGTCGAAGAAAACGCCTCAGGGTTCTTCCGAATCCTCGGCGAAGGAGCAATCTGGCAGTTCCTCAGACGGCAAAAGTGCCACGAGCAGAAGAAGCGTGGGCGATGTTGCAGCAgccactgccactgcaGGCAGCGTAGCCTGGGCTGCCGCCAGCGATGTACATAGGTATGCGGCACAATACCACCCGGCATCTGGTGGAACGCCATACGAGCTCGTAAGTGCCCCCTTTGCGTTGAAAGATCATATCCATGGTGTTGGTGAGGTGGCGGAAAGGCAGCTCATGCACTGCGTGACAgcggtgctgctgagcaCACTGGTGAAGGCACTTCACGGGATAGCAGAGGCATGCGTAGCAGCGACAGCGATGCTAATCTGCCACGTTTATCGTACCCTACCCATTAGTGCTGTGCCTGCGTTGTGTAGGAGCGCGGCTGGTTCCAACTCGCGAGTCCTGCAAGCAGACGTCGATATCGCATCTCGGCCCTCTCGCTTCGGCCAGGGCGCAGGCCTCGCTGCCATTGCCATACGGGGAATACAAGCAGAAAGGGTTGGAACTGTGGATTCTATGCGCCTTTATGACCCGGATTCGGCGGAACCGTGTTTGGAAGAGCTTGAGTTTGGGCGGCATTATTTGGGGTCAACTGAGTACGGCAGCTTACTGCCACCACTTACCAACGGGTTTGTTGGCCCCGGCAATGTATCCAGTAGCTATCCAGGGGGAAACATGGCTGCGTTACATGCGCAGTTAAAGTCCGGTACGGTGGAAAGTGCCGTTACCAACGCTGTTAAAGAAACCTCGCCGTCACGCAGAGATACATCCGCCAGTCGTCAAAGCGACAAAGCAGGAAAAGCAAGGGAAACAACATTGGATACTGATATTGTGTCGTCGCCCACTTCCAAAACAGGGGGGAATAAACGGGATGCAAGTGAGAGATCGGGATCGAGCCCGCGTGGCAGGGGGAGGCCGCCTTCACGTCGGCCGAAAACCTCACCCGTCACAGAAGACAGAATCACCGACATTTGGCTGAGCATGGAATACCCTCAGGATGATGATTTGGCGGAACTTTTGAAATGCATTGATAAGACGGTCCCTGCAGTCGACCCGAAACCCCAAAAGGCGTCTGAGCAAGAACCTGTCACACCCGCAGAGCCCGAGACGTCACAAAATGCTGTTCACACGGATAAGCGCGGGCATTTTGAGTCGGCAGTCTCCGACGTTGCAAAGGAAGTGGAAGAAACGTCCATTGAGACCGCAACTGCCAAGGCAACTAAAGGCCGCAAAACCCCTCCAATTTCCACTGCAGAAAAGGAAACGCCGGCACATCAAGGATCACCGCAATTTTTCATTTTGCAGGAGGCTGTACCGCACCAGAAATCATCGTCGTTGAAGCCGTCACCCGGTGGACTGCAGTATCATGTGTCGTCCTCTAGGAACTCTGCAATAAATTCGCCTTTGTTGACTGGTGGCATGGGTTACTTATCGTCAATTGCTGGTTCAGACCTGGCATCGCCATTGTTGACCATGGCGCCTCCGATGTCGCCGATTTGGGCAGGCTCCCTGGATTCGTCAACTAATATACAGGCTACATTCGGACCGCTCGTTGACGGCCCGCAACACAAGGCGGGAGTAAGGGCACATTTGCGAACCGTGCCTGCCCCTCCGCCACTGCAGCTTGACCAGAGCAAGCCGCCCCCGCGGTTGGAAGGCTTATTCGAGGTGCCCCTCATCCGACCGTCCCTATCGGTGCAGATACAAGGTGCTAACAAGCAGGTGGTAGTGATCAACCGTGCCAACACGATGTGTTCCGCGTTGGTCGCATGCGTGGAGCGCAACGGGGATGGGACGCTTCGTATGCAGTGGACGAAACAGGTCAGCAAGGGCTACGCCACTCACATATGCCCGGTTCAAAGCGAGGGCATGGTGCTCATTGTCACCCAAATATGCCGCAAGTCAATCCAGAGGGACACTCATGACCCCGCAGAATGCTTGAATGCAAGAGGGTCGCCCGTCGGTGGTGGCAAGGCGGTGGATTTGGGTCCGGCCAAGCGCAATGCAAAACTGTCGTTCACGACATTCTTCACGCTCATGGATACGCTAACCGGTGCAACCCTGATCGACGGATGCCCAATATCGAACGTCAACGTCGCCCGGATTAATGTCTTCCCCTGCGGCAACCGGATATACGCCGCGTTCACAGCTACAAAAGGGGGCATCGCTTTGTATATCTTCTACAGGAAGCTGGGTTGCATTGCCTGGACTGTCTCGCCCAACATTGTGATATCGGCGAATGACTTTCTCAAAAGCGGCACTTGCGCCGATatcaagcagctgcagatGCTCTGCGTCAATCTCAACGCCGCCCAAAGCTCGGCGCCCAAGAACACCGCTCTTGGGTTCCTGACCACCAAGGAAAAACAAGAAGCTGAAAGTGATAACAACGAAGGTACGGAAGCGCAGCAAATGGGTGTTGCTACAGCACCAAACGACGGTGACCGAAAGGGCAACCACCGTTCAAAAATGCGGCGTGTTGTAACGGGCAAGGAAAGGGACACGACGTTTGTGGCAATACTGGTGTACATGCAGGAACCGCAGGTTTACGTGCTCACGCAGTACTATGAGCCCTTTCTCATCGACCTCACCCAGGTCCACAGATTGTTTCGCCCTCAGAAGCCTGCAGCCAACGTCATGTCGTTTGGGTCGCTGTGCGACACGTACCGTTGCGAGCTCGGGCTGATCCAAGGGGCAGATGTCGGGGGGGACGCGCTCTTCAACGACGTGGTGCATCGGTTGGTCGACGTGTTCCACCTGGACC
This genomic stretch from Babesia bigemina genome assembly Bbig001, chromosome : III harbors:
- a CDS encoding tRNA pseudouridine synthase, putative, whose translation is MTVAVLLQCVVVVASAVASGFGLRPLRPQPPPISGILNLYKSPGMTSNDACQIVKRILTDGLRERMATPRRPKIKVGHGGTLDMHAEGVLAIGVGSATKLLSFYLKGSKTYEATGVLGYETNTLDSHGETVKEAPWQHVTDADLDSAIQSMQGPYDQVPPLYSCRLGSWAINHETAKKHCGRSLRDYAIRSLPVEVKSSLVTVHSIERIRVPGAELPRFALRVTGSGGTYVRSLIRDIAYKLNTLGTLQSLVRTAKCDLTVDDALRIDSLDYDTIVQNLRTQNLS
- a CDS encoding VOLTAGE-GATED CATION CHANNEL (CALCIUM AND SODIUM), putative is translated as MVTTAGNSMGGGAGDLAAGESLPLNMRLAAASRATPVREGLPGGNSFGETAAISSSVTSYPPLRYCGSGVVDARKYREELLMITRNHEDMGKRMYTHPYYKWFLMGIVVGYSCFLGFCTLLDWHDFSTPWVTTIFVFRFLFFVVFTFDLIMQSTQDMNIKIYRNPEFLVDLALLICEAASTIYVAHAVLNHCSSLPVVVDKCQQDLNNLRIWSCIPLLRLYKLCMHCGPLRTLTKGILLSIQSLAWTAVFVVMVIYACAIYTTWVFTEVKDDEMDDYWGTLLRSMYTLFTIMTLEGWNQVSNDTAKFYPNSKLFFVIFVCFATLTVMNVVTGIILNTFLTVNEKFSEEKCSKGRCDRYAEVTSILGEAIKGAPSGEQACMSREATSQFVSARTCSKDTMEEHTAASDISNAGNQRMKGEGDKLASKMMKVGQSIGLKMRNTMWRIMPALARSREEITGEIIFGDIERGDADDHNNAPAGGTQSLNLPEPLTPTNARGGATVLQDGTSPSTSRKPTASEILNDLMDAVETSPSGELSTLTAHLPVRSPGAPAPQPAANNSIQGACKVNMSGDMRSNDCVVYGYRNEGEVGSTEMLRFVAAQTGDHAVIDMTFRDPYATLTDPSIKQALRHAGVPMFQAYEVLNMYYANGLYQVTVSEFAAACERLPGNTSGKDLLSFELAFARRLSVLEARIAQVGSKLDLLLEYFANSAVAPGNKH